One Arthrobacter sp. FW306-07-I genomic window carries:
- a CDS encoding Lrp/AsnC family transcriptional regulator — translation MLSMHLIDALDAEILLTLDSDPHATVLSLSRTLGVARNTVHARLRRLASDGSLAPFSQRVRTAALGLPLIAFISISISQSSSDIAVAALQTIPEIIEMHATTGDADLLAKVAARDPADLHRITNAMLAIDGVVRTSTAMSLVEVMPTRTVPLLQAAAEKGHVQKQP, via the coding sequence ATGCTCAGTATGCACCTCATTGACGCGCTGGACGCAGAGATCCTCCTCACACTGGACAGTGACCCGCACGCGACGGTCCTGTCCCTCTCCAGAACACTGGGGGTGGCACGCAATACTGTCCACGCCCGGCTCCGCCGCCTGGCCAGCGACGGCAGCTTGGCCCCCTTCAGCCAACGGGTCCGGACAGCAGCGTTGGGCCTGCCGCTCATCGCGTTCATCTCCATTTCCATCAGCCAGTCCTCAAGTGACATCGCCGTCGCGGCGCTGCAGACCATCCCGGAAATCATCGAGATGCATGCCACCACCGGGGATGCAGACCTGCTCGCCAAGGTGGCCGCGAGGGACCCGGCCGACCTGCATCGGATCACCAACGCGATGCTGGCGATTGACGGCGTCGTACGCACCAGTACCGCCATGTCCCTGGTCGAAGTAATGCCCACCCGGACTGTGCCGCTGCTGCAGGCTGCCGCGGAGAAGGGGCATGTGCAGAAGCAACCCTAA
- a CDS encoding SRPBCC family protein, whose amino-acid sequence MSTKVEKRILVNVPVSTAYNQWTQFEEFPHFMGGVKSVTQLSDERLEWVAEIGGVRRQWEARILEQVPDRRVAWAATEGATNAGAVDFEDVGGGQTSIQLTLEYEPEGVIEKVGDKLNVVDRQAESDLQKFKEFIEDEGYASGAWRGSVNAGSAVGTPGVEHAGASRGDSGKAGVSGKVAAGVGLAAAAGAAAAMAASGNKDKTETADVTVTETTPVVPAEPVVPAEPLTTGATAGAADAGTGVPAAGTTAAAGSSGSVADLDDSRIGHTFDQTNGLVDTTGESDETLEGENLSAGERREGDRGTEGGLPPVGGNLGGH is encoded by the coding sequence ATGAGCACGAAGGTGGAAAAACGCATTCTGGTGAACGTACCGGTGAGCACGGCTTATAACCAGTGGACCCAGTTCGAGGAGTTCCCCCACTTTATGGGCGGCGTCAAGAGCGTTACGCAACTCAGCGACGAGAGGCTGGAGTGGGTGGCCGAGATCGGCGGCGTCCGCCGGCAGTGGGAAGCCAGGATCCTTGAGCAGGTCCCGGACCGCAGGGTTGCCTGGGCCGCCACCGAAGGCGCCACGAACGCCGGCGCAGTGGACTTCGAGGACGTGGGAGGCGGCCAGACCTCCATCCAGCTGACCCTCGAATACGAGCCCGAAGGCGTGATCGAGAAGGTGGGCGACAAGCTCAACGTCGTCGACCGCCAGGCCGAATCGGACCTGCAGAAGTTCAAGGAATTCATCGAGGACGAGGGATACGCGAGCGGTGCCTGGCGTGGATCCGTCAACGCCGGTTCCGCTGTGGGCACCCCCGGTGTTGAACACGCCGGCGCCTCCCGCGGTGATTCCGGCAAGGCGGGCGTCTCCGGCAAGGTTGCGGCCGGCGTAGGCCTGGCGGCGGCCGCGGGTGCAGCGGCAGCCATGGCGGCCAGCGGCAACAAGGACAAGACCGAGACTGCCGACGTGACCGTTACCGAGACCACCCCCGTGGTTCCGGCGGAACCGGTTGTTCCGGCTGAGCCGCTCACCACCGGCGCCACGGCCGGCGCAGCGGACGCGGGCACCGGAGTTCCCGCGGCGGGCACGACGGCGGCTGCCGGTTCCTCCGGTTCCGTCGCCGATCTGGATGACAGCCGGATCGGGCATACGTTCGACCAGACCAACGGCCTGGTGGATACTACCGGCGAGTCGGACGAGACACTCGAAGGCGAGAACCTGAGCGCCGGCGAACGGCGCGAAGGTGATCGCGGCACCGAAGGCGGCTTGCCGCCTGTCGGCGGCAACCTCGGCGGTCACTGA
- a CDS encoding rhamnogalacturonan lyase: MANPSIHSPKTLAGRAWKAAPAAAATLTAAVLAFTGVPLAAADPGAGNPASPAAPAGPGLTRQVENLDRAPVAVLTGQGVSLGWRMLGLDKDSVGFQVIRDGAIITDEPIRDTTTYLDPDGKADSKYVIKTVGNGNGQDKLSAEFTPLAQNYLPIKLDKPADGVSKDGKPYTYSANDSSVADLDGDGAYEIIQLWNPSNAQDNSKSGHTGNVYVDAYKMDGTRLWRIDLGRNIRAGAHYTQMLAYDFDGDGKAEVAFKTADGTTDNAGTVIGDPAADYRNSAGYVLSGPEFLTVFNGAAGTIMDTVPYDPPRGSVAAWGDNYGNRVDRFLAGVAYLDGEHPSMMFSRGYYTRTVLVTYDLVNGKLVKRWKFDSDVAGAEYKGQGNHNLSVADVDQDGKDEFVFGSMTIDDDGTPLYNTELGHGDAIHTGDLDPSRPGLETFAVHESMSASGNRGATFRDAATGEVLWSIPAVKDTGRGATGDIDPRFPGSESWAVGGDAAWNSPVGFLMSAKGERISDKIPAANFMAWWDGDLLREIVDHDFDANAGMGVPTISKWNWETETSERLLTAAGARTNNHTKGNPSLQADLLGDWREELVYPSADSSELRIYTTTSPTEVRLRTLMHDPMYRTGVARETVGYNQPPHPSFFIGEGMQAPAAPAVFYAGKTK; the protein is encoded by the coding sequence TTGGCAAACCCCTCAATTCATTCCCCAAAAACTCTGGCGGGCAGGGCTTGGAAGGCGGCGCCGGCAGCGGCGGCTACCCTTACCGCGGCTGTTCTGGCCTTCACCGGTGTCCCGCTTGCCGCCGCTGATCCAGGCGCAGGAAACCCTGCCTCTCCCGCTGCCCCCGCAGGTCCAGGCCTCACCCGGCAGGTGGAAAACCTCGACCGTGCCCCGGTTGCCGTCCTGACCGGTCAGGGTGTTTCGCTGGGCTGGCGCATGCTGGGCCTGGACAAGGACAGCGTTGGGTTCCAAGTGATCCGTGACGGTGCCATCATTACCGACGAGCCGATCCGGGACACCACCACGTACCTGGATCCGGACGGCAAGGCCGACTCCAAGTACGTCATCAAGACCGTGGGCAATGGCAACGGGCAGGACAAACTCAGCGCCGAATTCACCCCGCTGGCCCAGAACTACCTGCCCATCAAGCTGGATAAGCCGGCCGATGGCGTCAGCAAGGATGGAAAGCCGTACACCTACAGCGCCAACGACTCCAGCGTGGCGGATCTGGACGGCGACGGTGCCTACGAAATCATCCAGCTCTGGAACCCTTCCAACGCGCAGGACAACTCCAAGTCCGGCCACACGGGCAACGTCTACGTGGACGCGTACAAGATGGACGGCACCAGGCTGTGGCGGATCGACCTGGGCCGCAACATCCGCGCCGGCGCCCACTACACCCAGATGCTCGCCTACGACTTTGACGGGGACGGCAAGGCCGAAGTGGCCTTCAAGACTGCGGACGGCACCACTGACAACGCCGGTACGGTCATCGGCGACCCCGCGGCCGATTACCGCAACAGCGCCGGCTACGTCCTGTCCGGGCCCGAGTTCCTCACGGTATTCAACGGCGCCGCCGGCACCATCATGGACACCGTTCCGTACGACCCGCCGCGCGGCAGCGTTGCGGCCTGGGGGGACAACTACGGCAACCGCGTGGACCGTTTCCTCGCTGGAGTGGCATACCTGGACGGCGAACACCCGTCCATGATGTTCAGCCGCGGCTACTACACCCGCACCGTGCTGGTTACCTATGACCTGGTGAACGGCAAGCTGGTCAAGCGCTGGAAGTTCGACTCCGACGTGGCGGGTGCCGAGTACAAGGGCCAGGGCAACCACAACCTGTCCGTGGCGGACGTGGACCAGGACGGCAAGGACGAGTTCGTCTTCGGCTCCATGACCATCGACGACGACGGGACGCCGCTGTACAACACCGAGCTCGGGCATGGCGACGCCATCCATACCGGCGACCTGGACCCCTCGCGGCCCGGCCTGGAAACCTTTGCTGTGCACGAGAGCATGAGCGCCAGCGGCAACCGGGGCGCCACTTTCCGCGACGCCGCCACTGGTGAAGTCCTCTGGAGCATCCCCGCTGTCAAGGACACGGGCCGCGGCGCCACCGGAGATATTGACCCCCGGTTCCCCGGCTCTGAAAGCTGGGCAGTGGGCGGCGACGCCGCCTGGAACTCACCCGTCGGATTCCTGATGTCGGCCAAGGGGGAGCGGATTTCGGACAAGATCCCCGCCGCCAACTTCATGGCGTGGTGGGACGGCGACCTGCTGCGCGAGATCGTTGACCATGACTTCGACGCCAACGCGGGCATGGGCGTACCCACCATCTCCAAGTGGAACTGGGAAACTGAAACCAGCGAACGGCTGCTGACCGCCGCCGGCGCCCGCACCAACAACCACACCAAGGGTAACCCGTCGCTACAGGCGGACCTGCTGGGGGATTGGCGCGAGGAGCTGGTGTACCCATCGGCGGACAGCAGCGAACTGCGGATTTACACCACAACTTCGCCCACCGAGGTCCGGCTCCGCACCCTGATGCATGACCCCATGTACCGCACCGGCGTGGCGCGCGAAACGGTCGGCTACAACCAGCCGCCGCACCCGAGCTTCTTCATCGGCGAGGGAATGCAGGCCCCGGCCGCACCGGCTGTCTTCTACGCAGGCAAGACGAAGTAA